In Gemmatimonadota bacterium, the genomic stretch TTACAATACCAAAAATAAACATCATATAAGTCGCAAGCTCCAAACTCGCTACCAGAACAAAATCAAAAAACAGCATACGCTCTACTCCAAATATAACTCTATATATAAACTTAGACTCTGCCTCTCCCAACAAGTCGGCAACATGCGCTATCGACAAATACACACTGCCAATAACAATCCCACCACCCACAAAGCCTACACTCGCAACCGCAGCGATCTTTGCCAAAATCACCGTATATTGCGACAACGGCAGCGCAAACATCTGATAATGCGTTTCTGATCGCCACTCGGAGCTGAAGGTGTATGCCAGAAAAAAGGGCAGACTCAGAACGAGGATAGTTTTTGTCAGACTGATGGGCAACGTAACGGTTATCAGAAATTTGATGATCGTCCCCATCTGTTCTTGTGCAACAAGCTGTTCTTGCGAAACATTTGCCACCTTCATAAGCCCATAAGCATTTATCCCAGCAATCAAAAGAAGCAAAAACAGAAAAAGGATTTTATTTGCCTTAAGTTCCTTCACGTATAATGCAAAAAATGGTTTCATGTCACGATTCCAGGTAAAGGTGGAAAATGATGTTGCATCCCGAAGACGGGCGGACGGCTAAAAACCTTCTGGATCGCGGCTCAAAAACATGCCGCGATGACAAAGCCTGCCCCTGCATGTTCTAACCAGGGGGACCGTCCCCTACAACAGGATAGTACCAAACCCTACATTACCGGGCGGGCACGGGGGCGTCGCCCCTACATTGATGGAAGGACGTAGAGAGACACCCTCCTACATCGCCACCATCTCAAACATCTCCGAAAGCGACTCCCCGCGTTCTTCTCTCAGCGCATCTGCATTGCCAGAAAGCGCGATCTCGCCCTCTTTCATAAACATCACATCCTCGATAAACTCGCCCACTTCGTGGACCAGATGCGTCGAAATCAAAATTGTCTGCTCCCCAAATCGAAACTCGCTAAACAACGCTTCCACAATGCGTTTGCGCGACGGGGGATCAATGCCGGACAGCGGCTCATCCATCAAAACAAGATCACTCGGCCAGGAAAACGCGCACACCACCTTGAGCCGTCCCTGTTGCCCCCGCGAAAGCGCACCCACCTTCTTATCGCCATCCAGCCCCATAAAACTCAGCAAACTGCGCGCCTTATCCATATCCCACATCGGATAAAAGCGCGCCAAAAATTCGACCTGCTCCATCACCTTCATCCAATCGTAAAACGGATTGACCTCCGTCAAATAAGCCACATGCTGTCGGGTCTTCACACTCACCTCTTGCCCCATCACCTCGGCGGATCCCCGCGACGGACGGGTCAAACCAGCCAGAATGCGGAACAAAGTACTCTTCCCACTCCCGTTCTCGCCCAACACACCTTGCACGCGCCCGCGCTCAACCTGAAAAGAAACACCGCGCAGTGCCCACGCGCCCGGATATCGCTTCCACATGTCTCGAACATCGATCATCATGTCAAATCCTCCTCTATCTTGCGCAACAAATCGGCAATTTGCTCGCTGGAAAGATCCAATTCGCCAACCTCTACAACAAACCGCGCAGCAGCGCTATGTGCCAACGCCCGCTTCTCATCCTCAATCTTTTTCCCATCCTCTGTCACAAACGAACCCTGCCCACGCCGCGTAAAAACAAACCCCTCTCGCTCAAGCTCTGCATAAGCCCGCGCCATCGTATTGGGATTCACGCCCATTTCCTTCGCCATATCCCGCACAGAAGGCAACTTTGACCCCGGCGAATAAACCCCGCGCACCGAACGCTTTTTGATCTCGCCGATAATTTGTAGATAAATAGGTGCATTCGGATCAAACTCATAAGGTGGCATACAAATGCCTCCTGACTTTTTTTACAGTCATAGATTGAACCTCATATTTCCGCGCGTTTTTCATACACAACAAGCCCAATAACCATAAAGATGACACCCATCAGAATGGTATAGACAAAAGGTGCCAACTCTATTTGCCCAGAAGGCGTGGGAGTAATTGAAATTTGCCCTAAAAAGTCTAATACAGTCGTCATTTGGTTGAAAAATCGAAAAAATAAAAACACAGCAATTGCAAAAAAAACAACCGCTGTCAATCCCCGATACCGCTTAACCGCAAATTTCACCCCCTCCATCCCAGTCACAACGCCGAGAATGAAAACCATATATGTCACGAGCGCCAAACCAGTTATAAAAACAAAATTCAAAAATCCTGTAACTTCTGTGTTATCAAATGCTATAATCTGTACGTCTGGCAAGTCGGCCAACACCCAAAAATACAGACCACCAATAACAATCCCACCACCTACAATACCCTTACTCGCAACCGCAGCGATTTTTGCCAGAATCATTGTGTATTGTGATACCGGCAGTGCAAACATCTGATAATGCGTTTCTGATTTCCACTCTGCATTGAAAGCATGTGCCAGCAAAAAGGGCAGACTGAGAACAAGGGTAAAAGGAGGAAGAAGAATAAAGAAGGACAACTTGAGAAATTCGCCGGATGCAATTTGTTGCGAAATATCTTCTATTTCGATAAATCCATAGATATTTATCCCCACAAGCAAAAGGAGCAAAAATAAAAAAAGGGTTTTATTCGCTTTGATCTCCTTCACATACAGCGCAAAAAATGGTTTCATTTCATACTCCTTTGAAATCGCGGTAGACTGGATCGCGGCTCAAGTTTGCCTCTGCATGCTTTAAGCAGGGGATAATACCGCGAGGACAACCAAAACCTTCTGGATCGCGGCTAAAATCCTGCCGCGATGACACTCTCTTCTCACATTTTACCCCTGACCTTCTTTCAACAATTCAAGAGCTGCGTTGATCAAAGGATCATCCTCTGGCTTATCGGGAAATTCAACGTGAACATCAGGTGATATACCCTTCCCTTCTAACGGCTCGCCATCGGGCGTCAAAGCCACCCACGACGGAAGAAACACAGTCACCTTATTTGCCAGGCGCATGGGTTTTGGATTGCCCGAACTACCGTAGGACTTCTCGCCCATCAGCGTGCATTGCGGTGCCTGCTTCATCATCAACAAAAACGCCTCGCAACTGCTCATATTGACCGGCCCCATCAAAACGACCGTGCGTCCTCGAAACCCGGGCCGAATCGGCTTCAGCGTTCGCGTCTTAATCTTGGAAAAACCAGAAGGACTGGAAGTGTCGCGATTGAGATGGCCAGCATATACCACAGATCGCTCGACAAATCGACCAGCTATCTTTTTTGCCAACCGCTCGTCGCCTCCGCCGTTGAATCGAATATCCAGAATCAGTGTATCATCGGGCGACAGTCCGTCGACCCATTTCTCGGCGGCCTCAATATTCCGCTCGATATTCCGGGCAGTCTGTTGTGACCAACTTCCAATCATCAGATACGCAGGTCCATCTGGAAACCTCCCGGTAGCCACCACCTGATTGAGGAATTGAAACTGAGGTACTGCTTTTTTTATTAAATCAAAGTCCACGTTGGGGCGAACGCTTCCGCTTCGTCGAAAGCTGGCGAAGGTTTCACCATCTGTATTGAGCAAGGTTGCCACCTTGATCCGGATATGAGCATCGCGGGCAACCTCAAGGAGTTGTCCGGCAAGAATGGCGAACTGGCGGGAAGTCTTCGCATTGACCAACCGAGACTCGAACTCGGCAAACCTGGCGTCCCAATCTATGCCCCGCAGATCGCGATGGGAATACTTCTCCTCAATGGCTGACCTCAACTGCATCAACGATTTCTGATTTTGGAGTTTTTTCTTTCGCGCGTTGGCGGGATCAGAACCCTCCCGGTGATCGCGAAGCAAAATAGGCAAGATGCGTTGAGCCTGTTCATGGTCTTGCTCGGCGGCCAGGCGAACCCACTTCACGGCTTCATCATCGTCTTTTGGAACACCCATACCCTCGTAATACATCACGCCAAGCCTGAATTGTGATCTGGGCAGTCCCAGATCCGCAGCCTTGCGATACCACTTTACAGCCTCTGTATTGTCTTGTTGCATACCCTCGCCTCTAAAATACATCAAGGCAAGGTTGTACTGTGCCTTTGTATCTTCTTGCTCAGCGGCCATGCGAAGCCATTTCTTGGCCTCCTTATAGTTTTTCAACACCGTCAAACCGAGGCGATACATTACACCAAGTCGGACTTGTGATTTAACATCTCCTTGCTCAGCAGCCATGCGAAACCATGTCGCTGCCTCTTCTCCATCTTGATCTACACCCTGACCTTTGTAATACATATAGCCAATGAAATACTGTGCTCCGGCATGGCCTTGCTCAGCAAGAGGTAGCAATTCTTTGAGTGCCGTCGCGTAGTCACCCCGGTTATAAGCCTTTCTACCGTCCTGATAATCCCCCCACGCCAATGGCGCGAGGATCAGACACAGCGAGAAAATAAAAAGCAAGCGTCGCATTTGCCCCTCCAATCGAGTGAAAAATCAGCAGTGTCTTAGTGTTCTACCTAAATAATACACTAACACGCATCAATTGTCAAACGAAAAAATAAAAAACTCCTCAAAACCCGAAGGCTCTGAGGAGTTAAATAGCGATCTATTGCCTGGATGATACACGGGACGGCGGCACAGGGCCTGCCCCGTAGTGGCTCTATACGAGGACCGTCCCCTACAACAACATACCGCGATGACAGCCAAATTATATCATCGCCCCTTCCACATCCTGGCCCGGGTTATGAAAACTGAGGGATCTTGCCGCCACTCTCCATAGCCGATGCGTTGGTCATCTGTCAGATAATTGATCTTATCATCAATACAGGCAGCCAAATCCGCATCTTCCACACCAAGCGTAAAGCCACCATACTCAACCGCCGAATCCAGCGCCGTCACCACAAACGCACCACCCGAAGCATGAACCGCATCGCGGTTGCCGATCTCTCCTCGCGCCAGGACATCTACCCTACCAGACGCAAGCGCACCCAGTAATTCCTCTTCCCCCAGATAAACCACCTGCGGCATCGTATCTACAGCCGGGAAAATGCGCTGCCTGCCCTCGAGGTTCGGCGACGCGCCAGCAGCAGTGATAAAAAAATTCGCACTCCCATCGGCGACCACCGTATCCGTCTGCGTTTCAACGCGCACACCCTCAGCGAGCACACCATCGGCATTGACCAGACCCGTCAGCACCAGTAAACGCGCCTCACCCGTCGTACTCGCCAGAACCCCCACGCGCACATCGCTCGTCAAATCGTCGTGACTCGCCCAGCGCGCCCCATCTTCGGCACGCACCAAAAGCGACTGCCGAAACACAATATGCCCCGAAGTAAAAGTCACCACCTGATTACCCATCTCATCGCGGGTTCGAGAATCCAGAATCGTAATACCACCGCCGACAACATCGTATTCCGGACCAGCCGACAGCAACCATATATTGGGCCATATATCAATACCTCGACGGGAAAACGACAACCCCGCACCATCCATAGCCTCAAGAGCCGTCAACAAATCCGC encodes the following:
- a CDS encoding ABC transporter ATP-binding protein, whose amino-acid sequence is MMIDVRDMWKRYPGAWALRGVSFQVERGRVQGVLGENGSGKSTLFRILAGLTRPSRGSAEVMGQEVSVKTRQHVAYLTEVNPFYDWMKVMEQVEFLARFYPMWDMDKARSLLSFMGLDGDKKVGALSRGQQGRLKVVCAFSWPSDLVLMDEPLSGIDPPSRKRIVEALFSEFRFGEQTILISTHLVHEVGEFIEDVMFMKEGEIALSGNADALREERGESLSEMFEMVAM
- a CDS encoding GntR family transcriptional regulator; translated protein: MPPYEFDPNAPIYLQIIGEIKKRSVRGVYSPGSKLPSVRDMAKEMGVNPNTMARAYAELEREGFVFTRRGQGSFVTEDGKKIEDEKRALAHSAAARFVVEVGELDLSSEQIADLLRKIEEDLT
- a CDS encoding amino acid ABC transporter substrate-binding protein, whose amino-acid sequence is MIVMMKGFGSVVVLVLVAGLMWHCGGERVMMEVDEQVGQPLSKLAVENNASGAVVVASVQQDDGPVSGAMVEFARSIAGQVAEYAWSGMTDEDGRMRLEIAGDATGYYQARVSQDGRVIGLWSSIPINAGDEVVVNLPVGGRAQVTRMSPSSACADRVLNFGFFAFFAPVSSSADPDPNSAGFNTHMGYEADLLTALEAMDGAGLSFSRRGIDIWPNIWLLSAGPEYDVVGGGITILDSRTRDEMGNQVVTFTSGHIVFRQSLLVRAEDGARWASHDDLTSDVRVGVLASTTGEARLLVLTGLVNADGVLAEGVRVETQTDTVVADGSANFFITAAGASPNLEGRQRIFPAVDTMPQVVYLGEEELLGALASGRVDVLARGEIGNRDAVHASGGAFVVTALDSAVEYGGFTLGVEDADLAACIDDKINYLTDDQRIGYGEWRQDPSVFITRARMWKGR